The proteins below are encoded in one region of Limnochorda pilosa:
- a CDS encoding carbohydrate ABC transporter permease — protein sequence MGARAADMPARTAQAVRKPRDRGEIAGWLFLTPALLLNVFVILVPATLTAVLAFTDWDGVGPLRYTGLANFRSLSADPVFWGALANNAKWMLIFLTVPIVMGLVVASMLLTVRRGRNLFQTVYFVPMVVATVISARVWQQMVFHPLSGVLGWLSLHGVNPFGGNPLTDPSTALYAVAFVDNWHWWGFVTVVFFAALRQIDPSLLEAAGIEGAGFWQRLRHVSLPLIRPTILFMMIMTVIWSFLVFDFIYVITQGGPGYSTEVLATLTYKRAFHTFQAGQASAVALVMSALGGVAIAVYVWLQRRGWEV from the coding sequence GTGGGCGCGCGAGCAGCCGACATGCCGGCCCGAACCGCGCAGGCGGTCCGAAAGCCCCGGGATCGAGGCGAGATCGCAGGGTGGCTCTTCCTCACACCCGCGCTCCTGCTGAACGTCTTCGTCATCCTGGTGCCCGCAACCCTGACGGCCGTGCTCGCCTTCACCGACTGGGACGGGGTGGGACCCCTGCGCTACACGGGCCTCGCCAACTTCCGGTCGCTGTCTGCCGATCCCGTCTTCTGGGGTGCCCTGGCGAACAACGCGAAGTGGATGCTCATCTTCCTGACGGTACCCATCGTGATGGGTCTGGTCGTCGCGAGCATGCTGCTGACGGTGCGGCGTGGGCGGAACCTCTTCCAAACGGTCTACTTCGTCCCCATGGTGGTTGCCACCGTGATCAGCGCCCGGGTGTGGCAGCAGATGGTCTTTCACCCCCTGAGCGGTGTCCTGGGCTGGCTCTCCCTCCACGGGGTGAACCCCTTCGGCGGCAACCCGCTGACGGATCCTTCGACCGCCCTCTATGCCGTGGCCTTCGTGGACAACTGGCACTGGTGGGGGTTCGTGACGGTGGTCTTCTTCGCCGCCCTGCGGCAGATCGACCCATCCCTGCTGGAGGCTGCGGGCATCGAGGGTGCGGGCTTCTGGCAGCGGCTGCGGCACGTGAGCCTGCCGCTCATCCGGCCCACCATCCTGTTCATGATGATCATGACGGTGATCTGGTCCTTCCTGGTCTTCGACTTCATCTACGTGATCACCCAGGGCGGCCCGGGGTACTCCACCGAGGTGCTGGCCACCCTGACCTACAAGCGTGCGTTCCACACCTTCCAGGCGGGGCAGGCCTCCGCCGTCGCTCTGGTGATGAGCGCGCTGGGCGGCGTGGCGATCGCCGTCTATGTCTGGCTGCAGCGCAGGGGGTGGGAGGTGTGA
- a CDS encoding diacylglycerol kinase family protein, with protein MRAGLVVNPAAGAGFPSWRDAVEGFLQRARAWFWAAPPGPLGAECAPSSLRPTLHVVELPEGAPGGGRAAAMAAVSALCRHDLDVLVVFGGDGTLADAALALHREGLRVPILGVGCGTTNAGAMVSLRASEVTSLPAVLPSDPSMLRVHSVAGVEAFLEGRLLGIGFNDAVVGTTVLATVHGQARDVDAAAKLTGRSVPATSRSVGTAAAEVVVESPDGRRGQQAPAGARRTPVAARGRRRVVARGTEVGQVIVAPIAGSFRGRALVGGLCLAEPLGLPGAVLVTERPIVSAEVDLWRLQDMEPLVSRFAGLREEDRVVVRGMRPEAALCVDGNPLVLLGPDREVRIRVLRQAALHAWFDRMS; from the coding sequence ATGCGCGCCGGACTGGTGGTGAACCCCGCGGCCGGGGCGGGCTTCCCCTCATGGCGAGACGCGGTGGAAGGCTTCCTGCAGCGGGCGCGGGCCTGGTTCTGGGCGGCGCCGCCCGGTCCGCTGGGGGCGGAGTGCGCGCCCTCGTCGCTGCGCCCGACCCTCCATGTGGTAGAGCTCCCCGAAGGCGCCCCCGGCGGCGGGCGGGCGGCCGCCATGGCCGCGGTCTCCGCCCTTTGCCGGCACGATCTGGACGTCCTGGTGGTCTTCGGGGGCGACGGAACCCTGGCCGACGCCGCTTTGGCCTTGCACCGGGAAGGCTTGCGGGTGCCGATCCTCGGGGTGGGATGTGGAACCACCAACGCCGGTGCCATGGTCTCTCTGCGTGCTTCCGAGGTGACCTCCCTGCCCGCCGTCCTCCCCTCGGATCCGTCCATGCTACGCGTGCACAGCGTAGCCGGTGTGGAGGCCTTCCTCGAAGGCCGGCTCCTGGGGATAGGGTTCAACGACGCCGTCGTGGGTACCACCGTCTTGGCTACCGTACACGGTCAGGCCCGGGACGTGGACGCGGCGGCCAAGCTCACGGGCAGGAGCGTGCCGGCCACGTCTCGTTCCGTGGGCACGGCCGCCGCGGAGGTGGTGGTGGAGTCCCCCGATGGGCGCCGGGGGCAGCAGGCACCGGCCGGGGCCCGACGGACGCCGGTCGCTGCGCGAGGGAGACGCCGGGTCGTCGCTCGGGGTACGGAAGTGGGCCAGGTGATCGTCGCTCCCATCGCCGGATCCTTCCGGGGAAGAGCCCTGGTAGGGGGGCTCTGCCTGGCGGAGCCCTTGGGCCTCCCAGGAGCGGTTCTGGTGACCGAACGGCCCATCGTTTCCGCCGAGGTCGACCTCTGGCGGCTACAGGACATGGAGCCCCTGGTGAGCCGGTTCGCGGGCCTTCGTGAGGAGGATCGGGTGGTCGTGCGGGGCATGCGTCCGGAAGCTGCGCTCTGTGTGGATGGCAACCCGCTCGTCCTGCTCGGCCCTGACCGGGAGGTTCGGATCCGGGTCCTCCGGCAGGCAGCGCTGCACGCCTGGTTTGACCGCATGTCTTGA
- a CDS encoding zinc-dependent alcohol dehydrogenase, with protein sequence MRAAIFRGPLQLAVEEVPTPQPPPGGVLVRTLGAAVCGTDVKTYLRGHPLFQPPVILGHEFVGEVVAVGAGAEESGLRVGDRVAAAPYVGCGSCPACRHGLGQLCSRKSVPSNGAFAEYVALPREIVERGIFRLRSNDGDPHALASVRAYVLTEPMACVVHSLEKVGAGPGSRLLVVGAGPMGLLHVLASLQMGGAAVLVTDLVPERLELAASMGGLPMAAGATSLARAVAEATGGAGVDAAILSVEAADLVPELLAVVRPGGTVNLFAGMARDIRTAIDPYHVHYREVGLTGTFGFDVSHFQRAGALIQSLGRRLDPLLGHTVSLDEIPQAISAMKERRILKAVVDV encoded by the coding sequence GTGAGAGCAGCCATCTTTCGCGGGCCCCTGCAGCTTGCCGTGGAAGAGGTTCCGACACCCCAACCGCCGCCGGGTGGGGTGCTGGTGCGGACTCTGGGGGCGGCGGTCTGCGGCACGGACGTGAAGACCTACCTCCGGGGTCATCCGCTCTTCCAGCCTCCGGTCATCCTCGGCCACGAGTTCGTGGGGGAAGTGGTGGCGGTCGGCGCCGGGGCCGAGGAGAGCGGGCTGCGGGTCGGCGACCGGGTGGCTGCAGCACCGTACGTGGGATGCGGCTCCTGCCCCGCCTGTCGCCATGGCCTGGGGCAGCTCTGCTCCCGCAAGTCGGTTCCCAGCAACGGGGCGTTCGCCGAGTACGTCGCGCTTCCCCGGGAGATCGTGGAGCGGGGAATCTTCCGCCTCAGGTCCAACGACGGCGACCCCCACGCGCTCGCATCCGTTCGGGCCTACGTGCTCACCGAACCCATGGCGTGCGTGGTCCACTCTCTGGAGAAGGTGGGCGCAGGGCCCGGGAGCCGCCTGCTCGTGGTGGGGGCGGGCCCCATGGGCCTGCTCCATGTGCTGGCGTCGCTGCAGATGGGCGGCGCGGCGGTGCTCGTGACCGACCTGGTGCCGGAACGGCTCGAGCTGGCGGCGAGCATGGGCGGCCTGCCGATGGCGGCCGGCGCGACGTCCCTGGCTCGGGCGGTCGCGGAGGCGACGGGTGGAGCGGGGGTCGACGCGGCCATTCTGTCTGTCGAGGCCGCGGACCTCGTGCCGGAGCTGCTCGCCGTCGTGCGGCCGGGGGGAACCGTGAACCTCTTCGCCGGGATGGCCAGGGACATTCGGACCGCCATTGACCCCTACCACGTTCACTACCGCGAGGTCGGCCTGACCGGAACCTTCGGCTTCGACGTGTCGCACTTCCAGCGAGCCGGTGCCCTGATCCAGTCCCTCGGCCGTCGACTCGACCCGCTGCTGGGGCACACCGTCTCCCTCGATGAGATCCCCCAGGCCATCTCGGCCATGAAAGAGCGCCGGATCCTGAAGGCGGTGGTCGACGTGTGA
- a CDS encoding ABC transporter substrate-binding protein, giving the protein MRTLRTLLLAAAVVAMLAPAARAAERVTWWYENATPEQERILRADFVDRFNASQSQYVLDLRFDPNLDSSLRTALLAGSGPDIVFTHGVAYALPYIKNGQLMPLDDYAKRYGWYDRFLPVMISLGSHQGHLYALPKSYESMVLFYNKTLFQKNGWKVPSNREELEALARTMQAKGIVPFAQGNAGFRFANEHYVGVFLNHYAGAENIHKALTGKVPWNAPVFVDAIALLNDYYQKGWLGKDYFSLTYEDYMTLLSTGRAAMTMNGTWAFQWMPAFFGQTGQEWDWAPLPALSDQASYPLFDLGIGATLSINAAAKNADGAAAVLDRLSGDKQVITDLNRDWPGEWNLPVTTLDASDFGDKVDPRYARHADEVAEAVARGNYGYTVWTFWPPKTESYIVEGIEQVWLGEVTPQQFMDRVNELFQQELAEGSVPPTPAR; this is encoded by the coding sequence GTGCGCACTCTGAGGACCCTGCTGTTGGCTGCCGCGGTGGTGGCGATGCTCGCCCCGGCCGCCCGCGCGGCCGAACGCGTGACGTGGTGGTATGAGAACGCCACACCGGAGCAAGAGCGCATCCTGCGCGCCGACTTCGTCGACCGGTTCAACGCGTCCCAGTCCCAGTACGTCCTGGATCTGCGCTTCGACCCCAATCTCGACTCGAGCCTCCGTACGGCCCTGCTGGCCGGGAGCGGCCCCGACATCGTCTTCACCCACGGGGTCGCGTACGCCTTGCCCTACATCAAGAACGGCCAGCTCATGCCGCTGGACGACTACGCCAAGCGGTACGGCTGGTATGACCGGTTCCTGCCCGTCATGATCAGCCTGGGCTCGCATCAGGGTCATCTCTACGCACTGCCCAAGTCGTACGAGTCCATGGTGCTCTTCTACAACAAGACCCTCTTCCAGAAGAACGGCTGGAAGGTGCCCTCCAACCGCGAGGAGCTCGAGGCGCTCGCTCGTACCATGCAGGCCAAGGGCATCGTTCCCTTCGCGCAGGGCAATGCCGGCTTCCGCTTCGCGAACGAGCACTACGTGGGCGTCTTCCTGAACCACTACGCTGGAGCGGAGAACATACACAAGGCTCTGACGGGCAAGGTTCCCTGGAACGCGCCCGTCTTCGTGGACGCGATCGCCTTGCTCAACGATTACTACCAGAAGGGCTGGCTGGGCAAGGACTACTTCTCGCTCACCTACGAGGACTACATGACCCTCCTCTCCACCGGCCGGGCCGCCATGACCATGAACGGCACGTGGGCCTTCCAGTGGATGCCCGCCTTCTTCGGCCAGACCGGGCAGGAGTGGGACTGGGCACCGCTGCCGGCCCTCTCCGACCAGGCATCGTACCCGCTCTTCGACCTGGGCATCGGCGCCACGCTCTCCATCAACGCGGCGGCCAAGAACGCCGACGGCGCTGCGGCCGTGCTGGACAGGCTCAGCGGCGACAAGCAGGTCATCACCGACCTGAACCGGGACTGGCCGGGTGAGTGGAACCTACCGGTGACCACCCTCGACGCGAGCGACTTCGGGGACAAGGTCGACCCGCGCTACGCTCGGCACGCCGACGAAGTGGCCGAGGCGGTCGCCCGAGGCAACTACGGATACACCGTGTGGACCTTCTGGCCGCCCAAGACGGAGAGCTACATCGTGGAGGGGATCGAGCAGGTCTGGCTGGGCGAGGTGACGCCTCAGCAGTTCATGGACCGCGTGAACGAGCTGTTCCAGCAGGAGCTGGCGGAGGGATCCGTTCCGCCCACTCCGGCCCGATAG
- a CDS encoding carbohydrate ABC transporter permease, with amino-acid sequence MTTLTRSSRPSSGLVYAVLSALALFSLAPLLLMLLNSLRSRMEISMDPLGLPRQFLWGNYLAAWQEGALGAALTNSLVVSGLTVLLTCVVASMAAYSLARRRIRAWAAVSVYLLVCTTIPVQLFLIPLFFIFQHLHLVNSRPALALIYTALYTPFSIFLLRAYFLAIPVELEEAARVDGASDWQVFARVLVPMIAPGLMTVALVVGLWSWNEFLLAVTFLQDESLYTATVRFYGFSGRFVTEWGKMMASAVILVVPVIAAFAALQRKFIEGMTAGGIKG; translated from the coding sequence GTGACGACGCTCACGCGATCGTCGCGCCCGTCGTCGGGCCTCGTGTATGCGGTTCTGTCAGCACTGGCTCTCTTCTCGCTGGCTCCGCTGCTGCTCATGCTGCTCAACTCGCTTCGCTCCCGCATGGAGATCAGCATGGATCCTCTCGGCCTACCGAGGCAGTTCCTCTGGGGAAACTACCTCGCGGCCTGGCAGGAAGGCGCCCTGGGAGCCGCCCTCACCAACAGCCTCGTCGTGAGCGGCCTTACCGTGCTCCTTACCTGCGTGGTGGCGTCCATGGCCGCCTACTCCCTGGCCCGCCGCCGGATCCGGGCCTGGGCAGCCGTCAGCGTCTACCTGCTGGTGTGCACCACCATCCCGGTGCAGCTTTTCTTGATCCCGCTCTTCTTCATCTTTCAGCACCTTCACCTGGTGAACAGCCGCCCGGCGCTGGCGCTGATCTACACGGCGCTCTACACGCCCTTTTCCATCTTCCTGCTCCGGGCCTACTTCCTCGCGATCCCGGTGGAGCTGGAGGAGGCTGCTCGGGTGGACGGCGCCAGCGACTGGCAGGTGTTCGCCCGGGTGCTGGTGCCCATGATCGCCCCTGGCCTCATGACCGTGGCGCTGGTGGTGGGGCTCTGGAGCTGGAACGAGTTCCTCCTGGCCGTGACCTTCCTGCAGGATGAGTCGCTCTACACGGCCACGGTGCGTTTCTACGGCTTCAGCGGGCGCTTCGTCACCGAGTGGGGGAAGATGATGGCCTCCGCGGTGATCCTGGTCGTACCGGTCATCGCCGCCTTCGCGGCACTGCAGCGCAAGTTCATCGAGGGCATGACGGCGGGGGGCATCAAGGGTTGA
- a CDS encoding ADP-ribosylglycohydrolase family protein, with protein MESMRREALPTVIAEEVQRFIVDRGLQPGDALPSERELLTLLGVGRSSLREALTALELMGWLRSSRGRRRVVGTPRHFVASLSHERLVELVRLEAAQASQEGRDVEGLRLGLESLRHAPDEELETLLAKVAHAPRRRGFAYVEPDDLPAILAESPGGEAPDQAPDEAPVPARGGLVNRLAGAWYGRIAGCMLGRPVECWTSDAIEAYLKRAEAWPLADYVPYVPEAASPDFSIPPAVRGACRGHLTRAIRDDDLDFTVLNLTLLERHGARFTTARVADQWLHTLPYRRVYTAEEATYRNLVMGVPAEAAGAYRNPFREWVGARIRADTFGYANPGKPREAARMAFRDAVLSHRKNGVYSAMAAAAMVSEALVASDLHQVLSAGRSVLPARSRLFEAVSMVQGLVDQGASWQDTLAAVEQRYGGYAHVHAIPNDAIVWLALIYGAGDYSASITLAAACGKDTDCNAATVGSIVGALVGFAALPGRWTEPLNDTLEVALAGVGTLRISDLVERTWRLARGASGETRREEPA; from the coding sequence ATGGAGTCCATGCGCAGGGAAGCCTTACCGACCGTGATCGCGGAAGAGGTCCAGCGCTTCATCGTTGACCGCGGCCTGCAGCCCGGGGACGCGTTGCCTTCCGAGCGGGAGCTGCTGACCCTCCTGGGCGTGGGACGCTCCTCCCTTCGGGAGGCCCTGACGGCCCTGGAGCTCATGGGCTGGCTGAGGAGCTCACGCGGCCGGCGGCGCGTGGTCGGTACACCCCGGCACTTCGTGGCGAGCCTGAGCCATGAGCGGCTGGTGGAGCTGGTGAGGCTCGAGGCCGCACAGGCCTCCCAGGAGGGCAGGGACGTGGAGGGTCTCCGACTTGGTCTGGAGAGCCTGCGCCACGCACCCGACGAGGAGCTGGAGACCCTCCTGGCCAAGGTCGCCCACGCCCCCCGCAGGCGGGGTTTCGCCTACGTGGAGCCCGACGACCTCCCCGCAATTCTGGCAGAGTCGCCGGGGGGTGAGGCGCCGGATCAGGCGCCGGATGAGGCGCCAGTGCCTGCGAGGGGCGGCCTCGTCAACCGGCTGGCGGGGGCCTGGTACGGTCGGATCGCGGGGTGCATGCTCGGGCGGCCGGTGGAGTGCTGGACGTCCGACGCGATCGAGGCCTACCTGAAACGAGCCGAGGCGTGGCCGCTCGCGGACTACGTCCCGTACGTGCCCGAGGCTGCCAGCCCCGACTTCTCGATCCCGCCCGCGGTCCGCGGTGCGTGTCGGGGGCACCTGACCCGTGCCATCCGCGACGACGACCTGGATTTCACCGTGCTCAACCTCACGCTCCTGGAGCGACACGGCGCGCGCTTCACCACCGCGCGCGTCGCGGACCAGTGGCTCCACACGCTTCCCTACCGAAGGGTGTATACCGCCGAGGAGGCGACCTACCGAAACCTGGTGATGGGCGTGCCCGCAGAGGCTGCCGGGGCGTATCGCAACCCCTTCCGGGAGTGGGTGGGAGCCCGGATCCGAGCGGACACCTTCGGTTATGCAAACCCCGGCAAGCCTCGCGAGGCGGCCCGAATGGCCTTCAGGGACGCGGTGCTCTCGCACCGGAAGAACGGCGTCTACTCCGCCATGGCTGCTGCCGCCATGGTCTCCGAGGCCCTGGTGGCAAGCGACCTCCACCAGGTCCTGAGCGCCGGTCGTTCGGTGCTTCCCGCCCGGTCACGCCTCTTCGAGGCCGTGAGCATGGTGCAGGGGCTGGTTGACCAGGGCGCGAGCTGGCAGGACACCCTGGCGGCCGTGGAGCAGCGCTACGGCGGCTATGCCCATGTCCACGCGATACCCAACGACGCCATCGTGTGGCTCGCCCTGATCTACGGTGCGGGGGACTACAGCGCGTCCATCACCCTGGCGGCCGCGTGCGGCAAGGACACCGACTGCAACGCCGCCACGGTGGGCTCCATCGTGGGCGCGCTGGTGGGGTTCGCGGCGCTGCCCGGAAGATGGACGGAGCCGCTCAACGACACGCTGGAGGTTGCTCTGGCGGGCGTGGGGACCCTCCGGATCTCCGACCTGGTGGAGCGGACATGGCGCCTGGCCCGGGGCGCATCGGGCGAGACGCGGCGGGAGGAACCGGCATGA
- a CDS encoding class I fructose-bisphosphate aldolase has translation MNDAGLRLRLDRLFPRGRTVMVALDHGLFMGARGGPAALPELAGRMLAAGADALILSPGGAVAAADHMRGAPLVVRVDMAVGHADPRDAVPRPVITPEGACRLGADALLAMAPFGWGRASEEPAALERLGLLIDRAHGLGLPVIVECLPSSVPSLVDACRIAAELGADVVKAAYPDDAGELRELIEGCPRPVVLAGGPKVPDEASLLQQVARAMGAGAVGVAFGRNAWGHPEPEGFVARLCRAVHGASEGEVDQ, from the coding sequence ATGAACGACGCCGGCCTTCGCCTGCGGCTGGACCGCCTCTTCCCGCGCGGCCGGACGGTGATGGTGGCCCTGGACCACGGGCTCTTCATGGGTGCCCGTGGAGGCCCCGCCGCTCTTCCAGAGCTGGCCGGCCGCATGCTCGCTGCCGGCGCGGACGCGCTCATCCTCTCGCCGGGGGGAGCGGTGGCAGCAGCCGATCATATGCGCGGCGCCCCTCTTGTGGTGCGGGTGGACATGGCTGTGGGCCATGCCGACCCCCGTGATGCCGTGCCTCGTCCTGTGATCACCCCCGAAGGCGCGTGCCGCCTGGGGGCCGACGCGCTCCTGGCCATGGCACCTTTCGGCTGGGGCCGCGCGTCGGAAGAGCCGGCGGCGTTGGAGCGACTCGGTCTCCTGATCGATCGCGCGCACGGCCTGGGGCTTCCGGTTATTGTAGAGTGCCTTCCGTCCTCCGTGCCGTCGCTGGTGGACGCATGCCGGATCGCGGCCGAGTTGGGAGCCGACGTGGTGAAGGCCGCTTACCCGGACGACGCAGGCGAGCTGCGCGAGCTCATCGAGGGTTGCCCGCGACCCGTTGTTCTGGCCGGCGGCCCCAAGGTGCCCGACGAGGCGAGCCTGCTGCAGCAGGTCGCGCGTGCCATGGGCGCAGGAGCGGTCGGAGTGGCCTTCGGCCGCAACGCCTGGGGACATCCGGAACCGGAAGGATTCGTCGCCCGACTGTGCAGGGCCGTGCACGGGGCATCGGAGGGAGAGGTGGACCAGTGA
- a CDS encoding sugar-binding transcriptional regulator codes for MERLYQAARLYYLERQSQAQIAVRLGVSRSRVSRLLQEAWEAGIVEVRIRYPHAGASQAAARELAHRFGLKCCVVAEAPAAGDASLLRRRIGQAAARYLQETLRDGQLVGLSWGTTLYETVNSLGQDVRRSITVVPLLGSVGQADPRYQVNDLAFRFAQAFGGAAMYLHAPAYTDTEKAAVEILRQRQAVQVAELWRALDVALVGIGPSVYHSPVLEVGGFTEEALLELLRQKAAGDVCTHFFDINGRPCSLEAGRRFVGIPLDVLRGLPLVIGVAGGPEKVAAIRTALVHGYVNGLVTDLRTAEALLAEPDGEPMDPAPSTPGGDA; via the coding sequence ATGGAGCGCCTCTACCAGGCCGCACGGCTCTACTACCTGGAGCGCCAGAGCCAGGCACAGATCGCCGTCCGTCTGGGGGTCTCCCGCTCCCGAGTCTCCCGGCTCCTGCAGGAGGCATGGGAGGCGGGCATCGTCGAGGTCCGCATCCGGTACCCGCATGCGGGAGCGTCGCAGGCTGCGGCCCGGGAGCTGGCGCACCGCTTCGGGCTCAAGTGCTGCGTGGTGGCGGAGGCGCCTGCAGCCGGGGATGCAAGCCTCCTGCGCCGGCGCATCGGCCAGGCGGCGGCCCGCTACCTGCAGGAGACGCTCCGCGACGGCCAACTGGTGGGGCTCTCGTGGGGGACCACCCTCTACGAGACGGTGAACAGCTTGGGGCAGGACGTGCGCCGGTCCATCACGGTGGTACCCCTCCTGGGCAGCGTGGGCCAGGCCGACCCCCGCTACCAGGTGAACGACCTGGCCTTCCGCTTCGCGCAGGCCTTCGGCGGTGCCGCGATGTACCTGCACGCCCCGGCGTACACCGACACCGAGAAGGCGGCCGTGGAGATCCTGAGGCAGCGTCAGGCGGTTCAGGTTGCGGAGCTCTGGAGAGCCCTGGACGTGGCGCTGGTCGGCATCGGCCCGTCCGTGTACCACTCTCCCGTGCTCGAGGTGGGAGGCTTCACGGAGGAGGCCCTCCTCGAGCTTCTGCGCCAGAAGGCCGCCGGTGACGTCTGCACCCACTTCTTCGACATCAACGGCCGGCCGTGCAGTCTGGAAGCCGGTCGGCGCTTCGTGGGCATCCCGCTGGACGTCCTCCGGGGACTGCCCCTGGTCATCGGCGTCGCAGGCGGTCCGGAGAAGGTGGCCGCCATCCGCACCGCCTTGGTGCATGGGTACGTGAACGGTCTCGTCACCGACCTGCGGACCGCTGAGGCGCTCCTGGCAGAGCCCGATGGCGAACCGATGGATCCGGCTCCGTCTACCCCCGGAGGGGACGCCTGA